The following proteins are encoded in a genomic region of Catellatospora sp. TT07R-123:
- a CDS encoding DUF4129 domain-containing protein has translation MEALRRWWPLLAVAALLTVAAAAASVSVLPIGRATPDGQGAQPTASASATPSPSAPAPTPSASEQPVADSGTGWVGLVAVGVLLAIGAVVLVVLLGAAARSTTRFRRRAIRERPPVKLAQATAEADVMAALDAGLLDLDDDAADPRTAVIACWVRLEQAAAAAGVARLPGDTATDLVVRMLVGRRLSSDVLNGFADVYRRARFATHRVDGGMREQARSSLRRLRAELAEPGQEVLA, from the coding sequence GTTGCGTCGCTGGTGGCCGTTGCTGGCCGTGGCCGCGCTGCTCACGGTGGCGGCGGCCGCCGCCTCGGTCTCCGTGCTGCCGATCGGCCGCGCGACGCCCGACGGCCAGGGGGCCCAGCCGACCGCCTCGGCCAGCGCCACGCCGTCGCCCAGCGCGCCGGCGCCCACGCCGTCCGCATCGGAGCAGCCCGTCGCCGACAGCGGCACGGGCTGGGTCGGCCTGGTCGCGGTCGGGGTGTTGCTGGCCATCGGCGCCGTGGTGCTGGTGGTGCTGCTCGGCGCGGCCGCCCGGTCGACCACCCGGTTCCGCCGCCGGGCCATCCGCGAGCGGCCACCGGTCAAGCTGGCGCAGGCCACCGCCGAGGCCGACGTGATGGCGGCGCTGGACGCGGGCCTGCTCGACCTCGACGACGACGCCGCCGACCCGCGCACCGCCGTGATCGCCTGCTGGGTGCGGCTGGAGCAGGCCGCCGCAGCCGCGGGCGTGGCCCGGCTGCCCGGCGACACCGCCACCGACCTGGTCGTGCGGATGCTGGTCGGCCGCCGCCTGAGCTCCGACGTGCTCAACGGGTTCGCCGACGTCTACCGGCGCGCCCGCTTCGCCACCCACCGCGTCGACGGCGGCATGCGCGAGCAGGCCCGCTCGTCCCTGCGCCGCCTGCGCGCCGAGCTGGCCGAACCCGGACAGGAGGTCCTGGCGTGA
- a CDS encoding MoxR family ATPase, with amino-acid sequence MQPIPAGEVGRLAQQVLDRVGTVMVGKRDSLELVLAGVLAGGHVLLEDLPGLGKTLTARTFAQALGLDFRRLQFTPDLLPADVTGSFLYDQRSHDFTFRAGPVFTNLLLADEINRTPPKTQAALLEAMQEKQVSVEGVTYRLEAPFHVLATANPIEYEGTYPLPEAQLDRFMLRVSFGYPEADEELNVLRRRMSRRREEAVVEPVVDAKTLLRMQAGVEEIEVEDSICRYLIALTAATREHPAVLVGSSPRGSLALLLLSRAKAALAGRDYVIPEDVKAVALPALAHRITLRPEMWLKRIDPVGVVAEVLAATPAPVSGALPSHAGNLGQQRPSPARNSRLISSLDDDDLEPFRPTGNRG; translated from the coding sequence ATGCAACCGATTCCCGCCGGCGAGGTGGGCCGCCTCGCCCAGCAGGTGCTCGACCGCGTCGGCACCGTCATGGTGGGCAAGCGCGACTCGCTGGAGCTGGTGCTGGCCGGCGTCCTGGCCGGCGGTCACGTCCTGCTGGAGGACCTGCCCGGCCTGGGCAAGACCCTGACCGCGCGCACCTTCGCCCAGGCCCTGGGCCTGGACTTCCGGCGTCTCCAGTTCACCCCGGACCTGCTGCCCGCCGACGTGACCGGCTCGTTCCTGTACGACCAGCGCAGCCACGACTTCACCTTCCGCGCCGGACCCGTCTTCACGAACCTGCTGCTCGCCGACGAGATCAACCGCACCCCGCCCAAGACGCAGGCGGCGCTGCTGGAGGCGATGCAGGAGAAGCAGGTCTCGGTCGAGGGCGTGACCTACCGGCTGGAGGCGCCGTTCCACGTGCTCGCCACCGCCAACCCGATCGAGTACGAGGGCACCTACCCGCTGCCCGAGGCCCAGCTCGACCGCTTCATGCTGCGCGTCTCCTTCGGCTACCCGGAGGCCGACGAGGAGCTCAACGTGCTGCGCCGCCGCATGTCGCGCCGCCGCGAGGAGGCCGTGGTCGAGCCGGTCGTCGACGCCAAGACGCTGCTGCGGATGCAGGCCGGGGTCGAGGAGATCGAGGTCGAGGACTCGATCTGCCGATACCTGATCGCGCTGACCGCCGCGACCCGCGAGCACCCGGCGGTGCTGGTCGGCTCGTCGCCGCGCGGCTCGCTGGCGCTGCTGCTGCTGTCGCGGGCCAAGGCCGCCCTGGCCGGGCGCGACTACGTGATCCCCGAGGACGTCAAGGCGGTGGCGCTGCCCGCGCTGGCGCACCGGATCACGCTGCGGCCGGAGATGTGGCTCAAGCGCATCGACCCGGTCGGGGTGGTGGCCGAGGTGCTGGCCGCGACGCCCGCCCCGGTCAGCGGCGCGCTGCCCAGCCACGCCGGGAACCTGGGCCAGCAGCGGCCGAGCCCCGCCCGCAACAGCCGCCTGATCAGCAGCCTCGACGACGACGACCTGGAACCGTTCCGGCCGACCGGGAACCGGGGCTGA
- a CDS encoding DUF58 domain-containing protein — MRPGAPETGDPGDSAPRPDDWVPTRALGRAVLVAGALLVGAVLLGRTDLIVLALPLALGVAFGLAKRPANLPGLRLSTVESFPVEGGELGATAEVENRDVTGYDLAVVRVQHSPWLRLDDTGAQGRHAGGSRPYVTLVPRGVAAAIELAGPAVRWGRHSLGPASAYAVAADGLLVSRAVVTGALGVKVYPLTDPFKADEVMPRAAGLVGQHRSRRPGEGGELAGVRQFGPGDRLRRIDWRVSLRTERLHVAATLSDRDAEVVVLLDLLADAGRSGGVDGTASVLDRTVRAAAAIAEHYLHRGDRVSVLEYGASARRLRPASGRRQYLTVLEWLLDAHSSPTAQERGGAQLAAGISAAALVVVLTPLLDARSASMLAGLARSGRFVVAVDTLPEGLTAASSNTWGEVAYRLWRAERENTIGQLREHGVPVVAWAGAGSLDAVLRDVSRLAAAPKAVLR; from the coding sequence GTGCGGCCGGGAGCCCCCGAAACCGGCGACCCGGGTGACAGCGCGCCGCGCCCCGACGACTGGGTGCCCACCCGGGCGCTCGGCCGCGCGGTGCTCGTCGCCGGGGCGCTGCTGGTCGGCGCGGTGCTGCTGGGGCGGACCGACCTGATCGTGCTGGCCCTGCCGCTGGCGCTGGGCGTCGCCTTCGGCCTGGCCAAGCGTCCGGCCAACCTGCCGGGGCTGCGGCTGTCCACCGTGGAATCGTTCCCGGTCGAGGGCGGCGAGCTCGGCGCCACCGCCGAGGTGGAGAACCGCGACGTCACCGGCTACGACCTGGCCGTCGTACGCGTGCAGCACTCGCCCTGGCTGCGCCTGGACGACACCGGCGCGCAGGGGCGGCACGCGGGCGGCAGCCGCCCCTACGTGACGCTGGTGCCGCGCGGGGTGGCCGCCGCCATCGAGTTGGCCGGGCCCGCCGTCCGGTGGGGCCGCCACTCGCTCGGCCCCGCCTCCGCGTACGCCGTCGCCGCCGACGGGCTGCTGGTCAGCCGGGCCGTGGTGACCGGTGCGCTGGGCGTGAAGGTGTACCCGCTGACCGACCCGTTCAAGGCCGACGAGGTCATGCCGCGCGCGGCCGGGCTGGTCGGCCAGCACCGCTCGCGGCGTCCCGGCGAGGGCGGCGAGCTGGCCGGGGTGCGCCAGTTCGGCCCCGGCGACCGGCTGCGCCGCATCGACTGGCGGGTGTCGCTGCGTACCGAGCGGCTGCACGTGGCGGCGACGCTGTCCGACCGCGACGCCGAGGTCGTGGTGCTGCTCGACCTGCTCGCCGACGCGGGTCGCTCCGGCGGCGTCGACGGCACCGCCTCGGTGCTGGACCGGACCGTCCGCGCCGCCGCCGCGATCGCCGAGCACTACCTGCACCGCGGCGACCGCGTCTCCGTCCTGGAGTACGGCGCCTCGGCGCGCCGCCTGCGCCCGGCCAGTGGCCGCCGCCAGTACCTGACCGTGCTGGAGTGGCTGCTCGACGCCCACTCCAGCCCCACCGCCCAGGAGCGCGGCGGAGCCCAGCTCGCCGCGGGCATCTCGGCCGCGGCGCTGGTCGTGGTGCTCACCCCGCTGCTGGACGCGCGCTCGGCCTCGATGCTGGCCGGGCTGGCCCGCTCGGGCCGCTTCGTCGTCGCCGTCGACACCCTGCCCGAGGGCCTGACTGCGGCCAGCAGCAACACCTGGGGCGAGGTGGCGTACCGGCTGTGGCGGGCCGAGCGGGAGAACACCATCGGGCAGCTGCGCGAGCACGGTGTGCCCGTGGTCGCGTGGGCCGGTGCGGGCAGCCTCGACGCGGTGCTGCGCGACGTGTCCCGCCTGGCCGCGGCCCCGAAGGCGGTGCTGCGATGA
- a CDS encoding NAD(P)/FAD-dependent oxidoreductase yields the protein MKPLRILVVGAGHVGLYAALRLSRKLRATEAEVVVVDPQPHMTYQPFLPEAAAGNISPRHTVVPLRRELRRCTVVQGAVTKVEHSRKVATVQPVVGPSREIPYDHILVAPGSVSRTLPIPGLREHAVGFKTIGEAIWLRNHVLECLDIAAATTDEQTRRRALTFVVVGAGFAGVEALGEMEDMARDALRYYPELKADDMHWVLVEATQRVLPEVGPQMGAYTVEALLKRNMDLRLGTRLESCVDGVVKLSDGGEFGADTIVWTAGVKAHPMVAATDLPRNAQGKITCDATLRVVEDGQVVEGAWSAGDCAAVPDLTAAAGELCSPSAQHAVRQATRLADNLVAVLRGKPIREYRHKHVGSVASLGLHKGVAHVYGIKAKGLPAWFMHRTYHMSRIPSFNRKVRVVADWTLALFLKREVVSLGALHQPMDPFAQVTAPTKQD from the coding sequence GTGAAGCCACTGCGGATTCTGGTGGTGGGCGCGGGCCACGTAGGCCTTTACGCCGCTCTCCGCCTGTCCAGGAAACTGCGCGCGACCGAGGCTGAGGTGGTCGTCGTCGACCCGCAGCCGCACATGACCTACCAGCCGTTCCTGCCCGAGGCGGCGGCCGGCAACATCTCCCCGCGGCACACGGTGGTGCCGCTGCGCCGGGAGCTGCGCCGCTGCACCGTGGTCCAGGGGGCGGTGACGAAGGTCGAGCACTCCCGGAAGGTCGCGACGGTGCAGCCGGTGGTGGGACCGTCCCGCGAGATCCCGTACGACCACATCCTGGTCGCACCCGGCAGCGTGTCGCGGACCCTGCCCATCCCGGGCCTGCGCGAGCACGCGGTCGGCTTCAAGACCATCGGCGAGGCGATCTGGCTGCGCAACCACGTGCTGGAGTGCCTCGACATCGCGGCGGCCACGACCGACGAGCAGACCCGGCGCCGGGCGCTGACGTTCGTGGTGGTCGGCGCCGGTTTCGCGGGCGTCGAGGCGCTGGGCGAGATGGAGGACATGGCGCGCGACGCGCTGCGCTACTACCCCGAGCTCAAGGCCGACGACATGCACTGGGTGCTGGTCGAGGCGACGCAGCGGGTGCTGCCCGAGGTCGGGCCACAGATGGGGGCGTACACGGTCGAGGCGCTGCTCAAGCGCAACATGGACCTGCGCCTGGGCACCCGGCTGGAGTCCTGCGTCGACGGTGTGGTGAAGCTGTCCGACGGCGGCGAGTTCGGGGCGGACACCATCGTGTGGACCGCGGGCGTGAAGGCGCACCCGATGGTGGCCGCGACGGACCTGCCGCGCAACGCGCAGGGCAAGATCACCTGCGACGCGACGCTGCGGGTGGTCGAGGACGGGCAGGTCGTCGAGGGTGCGTGGAGCGCGGGCGACTGCGCGGCCGTGCCGGACCTGACCGCGGCGGCGGGGGAGCTGTGCTCGCCGAGCGCCCAGCACGCGGTGCGCCAGGCGACGCGGCTGGCCGACAACCTGGTCGCGGTGCTGCGCGGCAAGCCCATCCGGGAGTATCGCCACAAGCACGTCGGTTCGGTGGCCAGCCTCGGCCTGCACAAGGGCGTCGCCCACGTGTACGGCATCAAGGCCAAGGGCCTGCCCGCGTGGTTCATGCACCGCACGTACCACATGAGCCGGATCCCGTCGTTCAACCGCAAGGTGCGCGTGGTCGCGGACTGGACCCTGGCCCTGTTCCTCAAGCGCGAGGTGGTCTCGCTCGGTGCCCTGCACCAGCCCATGGACCCCTTCGCCCAGGTGACCGCCCCGACGAAGCAGGACTAG